The Brevinematia bacterium DNA segment CCATCCAAACTCAGGAAGAAGATAGCGGAAGTTGTCCTTCTATACTTCGCTACTGCATACAAGGGAAGAGCGATAGTATTTGCGGTGTTTCCGATGTCAACGAAGATACTCTCACAGAGTTATGAGAGTAAGTGGGTGTGGGATTTTGAGATATCAAGAAGATAAAAGAGGTGATAGGGGATAGGCTTGTTATGTATGACAGGGAGTTGAGTTGTCTTGAGGTGTTTGAGGGGTTAAATAAGATTAGATGAACATCTTTTCCAACAAGTAGTTAAAAGGCTTGGGATGAAGCTAAGCTGTGTGACTGTCAACACTATCTAGAAACAAAGAGGGTAAGTAGACAAAAAGTAGAATCTTGTCTACTCACCTAATGAAAACTGGAATTTATTGATTTTTGGTAATTTCAGTTTGCGAAAGAGGAATAAACTTCAGTATAATTTATATTGCGACGCGGGGTAGAGCAGTCAGGTAGCTCGCTGGGCTCATAACCCAGAGGTCGTTGGTTCAAATCCAACCCCCGCAAATTTGCGCCCGTAGCTCAAAGGATAGAGCATCTGCCTTCTAAGCAGAGGGTTGTGGGTTCGAGTCCCGCCGGGCGCAACTTCCGGAGGTCAGAATGCCAAGGTCTGTTATCTTAGCACCGATATTAAACTCCGAAAAAGTGCGTAATATGATGACAGATAAAGATAATAAACCCACAGGTCTTTTCGTGTTCAAGGTAAGAAAAAATGCAACGAAGATGGAGATAAAACAAGAAATAGAAAAACTTTACAATGTAGAAGTTGCTTCAGTTAATACTTGCATCCAACCTAAAAAGAGAAGGTTCGTGGCAAGAAGAGAAGGATTTACCTCCTCTTGGAAAAAAGCATATATCAAACTCGCAAAAGGCACCATTCCTATACTAGAAGAGGTTTCAACAAAAACAGGCAAAGAAGAAGAAAAGAAAGAAGAAAAAAAGACAGGGAAAAAGATGGAGCTAAAGAAGTAGGAGGTTATGTATGGGAATAAAGATTTACAAACCGATCACCAATGCATCTAGAAATAGAACAGGATACGATTTTTCAGAAATAACCACAGACGAGCCTTGTAAACAACTCACTGTAGGTCTTAAAAAGACTGGTGGCAGAAATAATCTTGGTAGAACAGTTGTTTTTACCAAAAGTGGTGGGCACAAGAGACTCTATAGAATAATTGATTTCAAGAGAGACAAAAGGAACATGTGGGCAAAGGTGGAAACCATTGAATACGATCCTAACAGAAGTGCTAGGATTTGCAGAATAGTTTACGAAGATGGTGAAAGAAGATACATTCTTGCTCCACTTGGTATAAAGGTTGGAGACAAAGTGATGGCTGGAGAAAATGCACCGATAGAACTTGGTTGTGCTTTACCGCTAAAAAACATCCCTATAGGAACAACAGTCCATAACGTTGAACTGCACCCTGGAAAAGGAGGACAGCTTGCTAGAAGTGGTGGTACTTTTGCAAAACTTGAGGCTAAGGAAGGAAAGTACGCAATACTCAGACTACCGTCTGGAGAAGTAAGAATGGTGTTACTCACTTGTTATGCAACAATCGGACAGGTAAGTAATCCCGACGTCGTAAACATAAGAATCGGCAAAGCTGGAAGAAGCAGATGGCTAGGAATAAAACCTAAAGTCAGAGGAGTAGCAATGAACCCTATTGACCACCCACACGGCGGAGGTGAAGGAGGAAAACAGAAAGGTTATCCCTACCCTATGACCCCTTGGGCAAAACCTTGCCTAGGATACAAAACAAGAAGAAAAAATTCACCAACAAACAAGTATATCCTCCAAAGAAGAAAATAATTAATGCTAATCTTACCCATCGGATTAATAGGAGTATATACCTCCTTCTCAAGAGAATCCGTCCTAGACCTTACATCTATACAGAAAATAGCTATTGACAATGGATTTAAAGCAATAGGTATCTCCGATCCAAATTATCCATTCTGGATTGAGGAAATCTTCTCCCTGCCCAAAACTTCCGTTATATTCTTCCCAGCTATACGAACCCCCATAACAATCAACAACCAAAAATTCGTAACATATATTGTGCCAAACTCTTTCCAAGCACTAGAAAACCTAGGAAGAAGAGAATCTCCTAACATTAGAGAACTAAAGCACCTAGATATCATCATCTTCTACTGCGGTAAAAGTAAAGAAGCTTTCTCCTACCTCTACAACATCTTCCTCGGGAAACTAGGTATAGGTATCAGCAAAAACAACAAAAATCTCATCAGAGATGTTATATCAAAAGTTGATTACATAATACCCTTCCATTACTCAACAATATCTCAAGAGCTAGAAAAATACTCTAGCTTACTCAAAGAATTTATACCCACACCTTCACCCTTACCTACCACATCTTACATTATAAAAGAGTTAGAGGATCTACCAGAACAGGCAATAAACAAGATAAAACACACACTAGAGAAGATAAACGACGTGAGAGACTATGAGATCCAATCTTCAAGCCGTGAAGAAACCTTCTCTTCATTACTGTGGAATAAAATCCTCTCCTCTACCAAAGTTGACGATAGAATACGGAGAGAATTTTTCAAGATAAAGGAACTAGGTCTCTGTGAGTTTTTCTATAAACTTATAGTATCCTTTGAAGAATTTCTAAAACATGGCACTGTAATATCCGACATTCTTTCTACCTCCTTCATATTTGAAAAGCTAAAACTCATCAAGATTAATAAATCAAAAGTTATCTCACTCTCTCATCTGCTTAATGAGAAGCCTTTCTATATTGACATTGACGTCTCTTCAAAAGAAAAATTCACAGAAGTGCTAGCCTCAAACTTTGGCGACGAACTATTCTACAGAGCATACCCAGTTCACATAAGAGAAAATTTTGTTGACGAGAAAATACATGCACTACCCGAAAGAAGCAAAGAGCTTGTAAGAAGCTATCTAAAGAATATCGTCACCACCTTTAGAGTTAGTAACAGACTTTTTTACTCCCCAGAATATCTGCGCAAGAGAGTAAAGCACAAAAACAACATTGGTGTTGAATTTTGCAAAAAAACCTATGATGCAGTTTTAGATATCAGACATATTGAATACCTACCCACTAAAGCTTTTCACTTTAAGGTTTTGGATATCATAAGAAATGACGAAGGCTTTATGCCACCTTATGTGCTCTCAGCATTTTGGAAAGATATAAGAAGCAAA contains these protein-coding regions:
- a CDS encoding 50S ribosomal protein L23; amino-acid sequence: MPRSVILAPILNSEKVRNMMTDKDNKPTGLFVFKVRKNATKMEIKQEIEKLYNVEVASVNTCIQPKKRRFVARREGFTSSWKKAYIKLAKGTIPILEEVSTKTGKEEEKKEEKKTGKKMELKK
- the rplB gene encoding 50S ribosomal protein L2; the encoded protein is MGIKIYKPITNASRNRTGYDFSEITTDEPCKQLTVGLKKTGGRNNLGRTVVFTKSGGHKRLYRIIDFKRDKRNMWAKVETIEYDPNRSARICRIVYEDGERRYILAPLGIKVGDKVMAGENAPIELGCALPLKNIPIGTTVHNVELHPGKGGQLARSGGTFAKLEAKEGKYAILRLPSGEVRMVLLTCYATIGQVSNPDVVNIRIGKAGRSRWLGIKPKVRGVAMNPIDHPHGGGEGGKQKGYPYPMTPWAKPCLGYKTRRKNSPTNKYILQRRK